A single window of Bombyx mori chromosome 17, ASM3026992v2 DNA harbors:
- the LOC101744017 gene encoding dual specificity mitogen-activated protein kinase kinase 6, translating into MSRRKLPPPGFNFKTQTEQVVTPPGNLDKQTTITVDDRTFTVHADDLVKICDLGRGAYGIVEKMRHLPSNTIMAVKRITATFNNQSLEQKRLLMDLDVSMRASACPYTVHFYGAMFREGDVWICMEVMDMSLDKFYTKVYKNDRTIPENILGKIAFSVVSALHYLYSKLRVIHRDVKPSNILINRKGEVKMCDFGISGHLVDSVAKTIDAGCKPYMAPERIDPTGNPGQYDIRSDVWSLGISMIELATGTFPYNTWGTPFEQLKQVVKDDPPRLPVGKFSNEFEDLIVQCLQKDYRLRPNYDALLVHPFCQEHSQKETDVASFVQEILDIADNA; encoded by the exons ATGTCGAGAAGAAAACTGCCGCCCCCGGGCTTTAACTTCAAGACTCAAACGGAACAAGTTGT GACTCCACCAGGGAATTTAGATAAACAAACAACAATTACAGTTGATGATCGAACTTTCACTGTACATGCTGATGATTTGGTAAAGATTTGTGATCTTGGCCGAGGAGCATATGGTATTGTTGAGAAGATGCGCCACCTACCTAGCAACACCATTATGGCTGTTAAG AGAATCACAGCCACATTCAACAATCAATCTTTGGAACAAAAACGTTTGTTAATGGATCTTGATGTATCAATGAGAGCAAGTGCGTGTCCGTATACAGTACATTTCTACGGAGCAATGTTCAGGGAAGGGGATGTTTGGATTTGTATGGAAGTAATGGATATGAGTTTAGAcaaattttacacaaaagtctACAAAAATGATCGTACCATACCTGAGAATATTCTTGGAAAGATAGCATTTTCGGTTGTTAGTGCTTTACATTATTTATACTCCAAACTCAGAGTCATACATAGAGATGTGAAACCATCAAATATATTGATCAACAGAAAGGGTGAAGTGAAGATGTGTGACTTTGGCATTTCTGGTCATCTGGTAGATTCTGTTGCAAAAACAATTGATGCTGGCTGTAAACCTTATATGGCACCAGAACGAATTGATCCAACTGGAAATCCTGGGCAATATGACATTCGAAGTGACGTGTGGTCTCTGGGAATATCCATGATTGAACTAGCAACAGGAACTTTCCCATACAACACATGGGGCACACCTTTCGAGCAACTAAAACAAGTTGTTAAAGATGATCCACCAAGGCTTCCAGTGGGAAAATTTTCAAACGAGTTTGAGGATTTAATAGTGCAATGCTTACAGAAAGACTATAGACTCAGACCAAATTACGATGCATTGTTAGTGCATCCATTCTGCCAGGAACACAGTCAAAAGGAAACAGATGTTGCATCTTTTGTTCAGGAAATATTAGATATAGCAGACAATGCTTAG
- the LOC119630813 gene encoding DNA excision repair protein ERCC-6, whose protein sequence is MVDINKYLEMQLELAKKQIERKNSQKEDVSTKSKSAADYISQKQAKTLSKFPHNQKVDVKTTVTSGTSTEGHLDDIDFVPSDEEDDSIHNFPLTACSSRTKQNINRIVDDGDIKQYNLRVEVWREGLNTVKSGTYEGCTLTADIQYILDGNKDSDEMHELQNGLLVPKYIWKQLYKFQRTGVKWLWELHQVDSGGLLGDEMGLGKTIQVIAFLTALSKTNLGSWGGLGPSIIITPATVIYQWVSHFHYWCPLLRVAVLHHTGSHAGNHHKLLRDIHSAHGILLVTYAGIVKYHKELNAYSWHYLILDEGHKIRNPDTQVSKIVKKIQTPHRLLITGSPMQNSLQELWSLFDFMRPGLLGTYNAFIEHFAVPITQGGYANATEIQEATAMEIAIALKNMITPYMLRRTKAEVQGHIKLPEKNEQVLFCSLTQEQRDLYMGYLMSNTVRSILDKENKFGNPLRARLLVALSTLRKICNHPDIYLYEAQEDEEQIDEEIFGHWKRSGKMTVVNSLLKIWKKQGHRALIFSQSRVMLCLLEQYLQNQGFTYLKMDGTVNVGQRQNLIKTFNDNTDYLVFLSTTRVGGLGVNLTGADRVIIYDPDWNPATDDQAKERAWRIGQSRNVTVYRLLSAGTIEEKIYQRQIFKHFLSNKIFVDPNQKNFLTTSTLQGLFTLEELNREGDTETASIFKHTKIINKTNKNDNDLDISSKTKLEAMKRLAKEISKKISKESMKGTQESDPREEYKKKREQLLCPPKVEEPDINLVDDKITNVAFEDVLSELDIVKMHAKKDYEEQLLKSVLEDNEQDIKEVDEEKPTNIDNSQLETNESTVKDIKQKHKKSHKIKRKRRLSSSIDDGLKNLVTVKKVKKKDYSKNEVKKQTNDDDYVLNKLFAKAAVKNALQHDVVVGLAEREKKHRLKEEAAKRARNAVRAVKFSSK, encoded by the coding sequence ATGGTGgacataaacaaatatttagaaATGCAACTTGAATTAGCGAAAAAGCAAATTGAGAGGAAAAATAGTCAGAAAGAAGATGTATCAACTAAAAGCAAATCTGCTGCTGATTACATATCGCAAAAACAGGCAAAGACTCTGTCAAAATTTCCCCACAATCAAAAAGTAGATGTAAAAACTACTGTGACATCAGGGACTTCAACTGAAGGACACCTCGATGACATCGATTTTGTACCTTCCGATGAGGAAGACGACAGTATCCATAATTTTCCGCTTACTGCGTGTTCTTCTCGTACCAAACAGAATATAAACCGAATTGTTGACGACGGTGatattaaacaatacaatttaaGGGTAGAGGTTTGGCGTGAAGGATTAAATACTGTGAAAAGCGGTACATATGAAGGATGCACGTTAACCGCTGACATACAGTACATCCTGGATGGTAATAAAGATAGCGATGAAATGCATGAACTCCAGAATGGTCTATTAGTACCAAAATATATTTGGAAACAGTTATATAAATTTCAAAgaactggtgttaaatggcttTGGGAGTTGCATCAAGTGGATTCTGGTGGATTGTTAGGTGATGAAATGGGACTTGGTAAAACAATACAAGTCATTGCATTCCTAACTGCCCTTTCAAAAACCAATTTAGGATCATGGGGTGGTCTTGGTCCGAGTATCATTATCACACCTGCAACAGTTATATATCAATGGGTATCTCATTTTCATTATTGGTGCCCCCTGCTCAGAGTAGCTGTACTGCATCACACTGGCTCTCATGCTGGTAATCACCATAAACTATTAAGGGATATACACAGTGCTCATGGAATCTTGTTAGTAACATATGCAGGCATAGTAAAGTATCATAAAGAACTTAATGCTTATAGTTggcattatttaattttggatGAAGGACACAAAATACGTAATCCTGATACACAAGtaagtaaaattgtaaaaaaaatccagaCACCACACAGATTGTTAATAACAGGCTCACCAATGCAGAACAGTTTGCAGGAACTGTGGtcattatttgattttatgagGCCAGGTTTGTTGGGGACATACAATGCATTCATAGAACACTTTGCAGTTCCAATCACTCAAGGAGGCTATGCTAATGCTACTGAAATACAGGAAGCTACTGCCATGGAAATAGCTATTGCTTTGAAAAATATGATCACTCCTTACATGCTGAGGAGAACTAAGGCTGAGGTACAAGGACATATCAAACTCCCAGAAAAGAATGAACAAGTTCTATTCTGTTCTTTAACACAAGAGCAAAGAGATCTTTATATGGGTTACCTTATGAGTAATACAGTGAGAAGCATCTtagacaaagaaaataaatttggaaaTCCATTAAGAGCGAGGCTACTAGTGGCTCTGTCAACGCTAAGGAAAATATGCAATCATCCTGATATTTATCTCTACGAAGCTCAAGAAGATGAAGAACAGATAGATGAAGAGATATTTGGCCATTGGAAGAGATCTGGAAAAATGACTGTTGTTAATTCATTACTTAAAATATGGAAAAAACAGGGACATAGAGCTCTCATATTCTCTCAGTCAAGAGTAATGCTGTGTCTGTTAGAACAGTATTTACAAAATCAAGGCTTTACATACCTCAAAATGGATGGTACAGTTAATGTTGGCCAAAGGCAAAACTTGattaaaacttttaatgataacactgattatttagtttttctttcCACAACTAGAGTAGGTGGCTTAGGTGTAAATTTAACTGGAGCCGACAGAGTGATAATATATGATCCTGATTGGAATCCTGCAACAGATGATCAAGCAAAGGAAAGAGCATGGAGGATAGGCCAGTCTAGAAATGTAACAGTTTATAGATTGTTGTCAGCTGGGACTATAGAGGAAAAGATTTATCAGAGGCAGATATTCAAACATTTCTTGAGTAATAAAATTTTTGTGGACCCAAATCAAAAGAATTTTTTAACCACCAGTACATTACAGGGACTGTTCACTCTTGAAGAGCTTAACCGTGAAGGAGATACTGAAACTGCATCAATTTTTAAACATACCAAAATTATCAATAAAACCAATAAGAATGATAATGACTTGGATATTTCATCTAAAACAAAGTTAGAAGCCATGAAAAGATTAGCAaaagaaataagtaaaaaaatatcaaaagaatCCATGAAGGGAACACAGGAAAGTGATCCACGTGaagaatataaaaagaaaagagaaCAATTATTATGTCCACCTAAAGTGGAAGAACCAGATATTAATTTAGTTGATGATAAAATAACCAATGTAGCTTTTGAAGATGTTTTGTCAGAATTAGATATTGTAAAAATGCATGCAAAGAAAGATTATGAAGAACAATTGTTGAAAAGTGTACTAGAAGATAATGAACAAGATATTAAAGAAGTAGATGAAGAGAAACCTACCAACATTGACAACTCTCAACTTGAAACTAATGAAAGTACTGTAAAAGATATTAAACAAAAGCATAAAAAATCACATAAAATAAAGCGCAAAAGAAGATTATCATCTTCCATTGATGATGGACTCAAAAATTTAGTAACTGtaaagaaagtaaagaaaaagGATTATAGTAAAAATGAAGTAAAGAAACAAACTAATGATGATGACTATGTGTTAAACAAACTTTTTGCTAAAGCAGCAGTGAAAAACGCGTTACAACATGATGTGGTAGTTGGTTTAgctgaaagagaaaaaaaacatagattgAAAGAAGAAGCTGCTAAAAGAGCTCGCAATGCGGTTAGAGCTGTTaaattttcatcaaaataa